In Synechococcus sp. Nb3U1, one DNA window encodes the following:
- a CDS encoding allophycocyanin, whose translation MSLIAQVIAQSDAAERFLSGAEIAKLEDFFSKGQIRIRAAQKLADNEQKIVQEGSKRFWAKCPNTPSNKGNPQKTALCQRDQGWYIRLVSYCVLAGNEKPLDDIGLNGMREMYLSLGVPLPNLRVAMGCLKDVAADVLSSEEMAVTAPYFERLVRAF comes from the coding sequence ATGAGCCTCATTGCCCAAGTTATCGCTCAGTCAGATGCTGCTGAACGCTTCCTCAGCGGTGCTGAAATTGCCAAGTTAGAAGATTTCTTTAGCAAAGGTCAAATCCGGATCCGGGCTGCTCAAAAGTTGGCAGATAACGAGCAAAAAATTGTTCAGGAAGGTAGCAAACGCTTTTGGGCAAAATGTCCCAACACCCCCAGCAACAAAGGAAATCCTCAAAAAACAGCCCTGTGCCAGCGGGATCAGGGTTGGTACATTCGTCTAGTCAGCTACTGCGTTCTGGCGGGCAACGAAAAACCCTTAGACGATATCGGCCTGAATGGAATGCGTGAAATGTACCTGTCTCTAGGTGTACCTCTGCCGAACTTGCGGGTAGCGATGGGCTGCCTCAAGGATGTAGCTGCTGATGTCCTTTCTTCTGAGGAGATGGCCGTGACTGCTCCCTATTTTGAGCGTCTCGTCCGTGCTTTCTGA
- a CDS encoding allophycocyanin subunit beta, which yields MKDTITSIINPADEKGSYLDASALDQLNRYFQSGNMRVKAAKTISSSASSIISKTVANSLLYGDITLPGGNMYPTRRYAACLRDLTYFLRYATYAMLAADASILNERVLNGLKETYVTLGVPIDRVIEALNAMKEVLTDSVGTEAGQEMGVYLDHIIAGLS from the coding sequence ATGAAAGATACCATCACTTCCATCATCAACCCCGCTGATGAGAAGGGTTCTTACTTAGACGCTTCAGCATTGGATCAATTGAATCGCTACTTTCAGAGCGGCAACATGCGAGTCAAGGCAGCCAAAACCATCAGTTCCAGTGCCAGCAGCATCATCAGCAAAACCGTTGCCAACAGCTTGCTCTACGGAGATATCACCCTGCCTGGGGGCAACATGTACCCCACCCGTCGTTATGCTGCCTGTTTGCGGGATTTAACCTATTTCTTGCGCTATGCCACCTATGCCATGTTGGCTGCTGATGCCTCCATCCTGAATGAGCGGGTGCTGAATGGCCTCAAAGAAACCTACGTCACACTGGGGGTTCCTATCGACCGAGTGATTGAAGCGCTCAATGCCATGAAGGAGGTTCTAACAGACAGTGTTGGAACCGAGGCGGGTCAAGAAATGGGGGTGTATTTAGACCACATCATCGCTGGCTTGAGCTGA
- a CDS encoding phosphoribulokinase: MVQRPIILGIVGDSAAGKTTLTRGIAQVLGEENVTVICTDDYHRYDRKQRAELGITALHPDCNYLDIMQQHLTLLRTGQPILKPIYNHNTGTFDPPEYIKPNKYVIVEGLLGYSTRGMRDSYDVRVYLAPPEDLRALWKIKRDTRKRGYTEEQVREELRKREPDSEAFIRPQRQWADVVVSFYPPQEGSDQDELLLNVRLVLRPTIPHPDFWQILNADNSHLGSAIRLDLDRDMGKPVDVLGIDGHATASQVVELERMLCNEIPYLGKFCSLDTNPSIGKLIGTTGELLQSYPLALTQLLITYHMLKAANIYQ; encoded by the coding sequence GTGGTTCAACGCCCAATTATTCTCGGCATTGTTGGCGATAGCGCTGCCGGGAAAACCACCCTCACCCGTGGCATCGCCCAAGTTTTGGGGGAAGAAAATGTCACCGTTATCTGCACCGACGACTACCATCGCTACGACCGTAAACAACGCGCCGAGCTGGGGATCACAGCCCTGCACCCTGATTGCAACTATCTGGATATTATGCAGCAGCATCTGACGCTGTTGCGCACCGGCCAACCGATCCTAAAGCCGATCTACAACCACAACACCGGCACCTTCGATCCCCCCGAATACATCAAGCCCAATAAATATGTGATTGTCGAAGGGTTGCTGGGCTATTCCACCCGTGGTATGCGAGATAGCTACGATGTCAGGGTTTACTTAGCCCCTCCCGAAGATCTACGAGCCCTCTGGAAAATTAAGCGGGATACCCGCAAGCGGGGCTACACCGAAGAACAAGTTCGAGAAGAGCTGCGCAAGCGGGAACCCGATTCAGAAGCCTTTATTCGCCCGCAACGGCAATGGGCGGATGTGGTAGTCAGCTTTTATCCCCCTCAAGAGGGATCCGACCAGGACGAATTGTTGTTGAATGTGCGCCTGGTGCTGCGCCCCACCATTCCACACCCGGATTTTTGGCAAATTCTCAACGCCGACAACAGCCACCTCGGATCCGCCATCCGACTTGACCTGGATCGGGATATGGGCAAACCGGTGGACGTATTGGGGATCGACGGCCATGCCACAGCCAGTCAAGTGGTAGAACTGGAGCGAATGCTCTGCAATGAAATTCCCTATTTAGGCAAGTTTTGCAGTCTAGATACCAACCCCAGCATTGGGAAATTGATTGGCACAACCGGTGAATTGCTGCAAAGTTATCCCCTTGCCCTGACCCAGTTGTTGATCACCTACCACATGCTCAAGGCCGCCAATATCTACCAGTAA
- the dapB gene encoding 4-hydroxy-tetrahydrodipicolinate reductase, producing MTELVNLDAAAEASPIPVLVVGALGKMGREVVRAVAETPDMAVVGAVARSQVGFDIGEVLGLGSLGVEITDDLSGQLLKLSQRSGRGVMVDFTHPRSVFENIRSAIAFGVRPVVGTTGLSLEQVERLREFAEKSSVGCVIAPNFAIGMILLQQMAVQAAQYFDHVEIIELHHNRKADAPSGSASQTAQLLGRLGKDFNPPQVEEKELIPGSRGGIPEHNIRIHSIRLPGLVAHQEVIFGGMGQTLTLRHDTTDRVAFMPGVILAIRRVLELKGLVYGLEHLLSR from the coding sequence ATGACAGAGTTAGTCAATCTCGATGCAGCAGCAGAGGCTTCTCCTATCCCAGTTCTTGTGGTCGGTGCTTTGGGGAAGATGGGTCGAGAGGTCGTGCGGGCGGTAGCCGAAACTCCCGATATGGCCGTGGTAGGGGCGGTAGCTCGCTCCCAGGTTGGCTTTGATATTGGTGAGGTGCTGGGTCTGGGATCCCTGGGGGTGGAGATTACAGACGATCTTTCAGGGCAACTCCTGAAGCTATCTCAACGCAGTGGCCGTGGTGTGATGGTGGATTTCACCCATCCTCGTTCGGTGTTTGAAAACATTCGCTCAGCCATTGCCTTTGGGGTGCGTCCGGTGGTGGGGACAACAGGCTTAAGCCTGGAGCAAGTGGAACGGCTGCGGGAGTTTGCTGAGAAATCTAGTGTAGGCTGTGTGATCGCGCCCAATTTCGCCATCGGCATGATTTTGCTACAGCAGATGGCTGTTCAAGCAGCGCAGTATTTTGATCATGTGGAAATTATCGAGTTACACCACAACCGCAAAGCCGATGCCCCGAGTGGTAGTGCATCCCAAACGGCTCAACTCCTGGGGCGACTAGGGAAAGACTTTAATCCTCCTCAAGTGGAAGAGAAGGAATTAATTCCGGGTTCTCGGGGAGGGATCCCTGAACACAACATCCGCATTCACAGTATTCGCCTGCCGGGCCTAGTGGCTCACCAAGAAGTAATCTTTGGCGGCATGGGACAAACTCTAACCCTTCGTCACGATACAACTGACCGAGTTGCCTTTATGCCGGGGGTGATTTTGGCCATTCGCAGGGTGCTGGAGCTGAAGGGGTTGGTTTATGGGCTTGAGCATCTCTTGAGCCGGTGA
- the rpsJ gene encoding 30S ribosomal protein S10 yields the protein MATLTQQKIRIRLKAYDHRLLDTSCDKIVDTARRTEAMPVGPIPLPTRRRIYCVLRSPHTDKDSREHFETRTHRRIIDIYSPSSKTIDALMKLDLPAGVDIEVKL from the coding sequence ATGGCTACCCTGACCCAACAGAAGATCCGCATCCGCCTCAAAGCCTACGATCACCGTTTGCTGGATACTTCCTGCGACAAAATCGTGGATACAGCCCGGCGTACCGAGGCGATGCCCGTCGGCCCGATTCCGTTACCCACTCGTCGTCGCATCTACTGTGTGTTGCGGTCTCCCCACACCGATAAAGATTCTCGGGAGCACTTTGAAACCCGTACCCATCGTCGGATTATCGACATTTACTCCCCTTCTTCCAAAACCATCGACGCCTTGATGAAGCTGGATCTACCGGCAGGTGTGGATATTGAGGTGAAACTGTAG